One region of Pagrus major chromosome 5, Pma_NU_1.0 genomic DNA includes:
- the LOC140996016 gene encoding long-chain-fatty-acid--CoA ligase ACSBG2-like, whose amino-acid sequence MSLQEDSIKSNGVEVMDVNCDSLSSQKPQTLSDSTNLETHSPVILNGEATTAELSAVSASEDQETNSSSDTEALAERDRYPELDEAVAKLSLEEPKAVPLSTANVATTLTPADQLWSTSRDKAVRLRMEGSGPASETPITIHQMFLETVKKYADNPALASKQDGQWVTMTWRQYYDQCRAAAKSFLKLGLERYHGVGILGFNSPEWFIADIGSILAGGLGTGIYTTNSPEACQYVAANCEANILVVENQKQLDKILQVKDHLPHLKAIVQYKGELQKKEPFLYTWAEFMKLGEDVPEERLDTMIDSLRANECCTLIYTSGTTGNPKGVMLSHDNVTWTARTAVSVVNIKPAEEVVVSYLPLSHAAAQMFDMWMGVCYAVTTYFAEPDALKGSLGTTLKEARPTCFLGVPRVWEKMQEKMRAAAVKASPMKKRVADFAKSIGLQYNYSFMNKENQVPWGFMLANNLVFKTVRAALGLDRCKICFTGAAPITKETLEYFMSLNIPVMELYGMSESSGPHTISWTEDYCITSCGKVMPGCKTKLDNPDKDGNGEICFWGRHVFMGYLNMPDKTAEALDQDGWLHSGDLGKHDQRDFLYITGRIKELIITAGGENIPPVPIEDALKAEVPIISNAMLLGDKLKFLSMLLTLKCVVDDNGDPTDELSPEALDFCQRHGVTATKVSEIIANKEPAIYTAIQEGLERVNARATSNAQKVQKWDILERDFSIGGGELGPTMKLRRPIVVKMYQEKIDEMYEVTKQ is encoded by the exons ATGAGCCTCCAAGAAGATTCGATTAAGAGTAACGGTGTTGAAGTCATGGATGTTAATTGTGACAG CCTCTCCAGTCAAAAGCCACAGACCCTGTCAGACTCCACAAACTTAGAGACCCACTCCCCTGTCATCCTAAATGGAGAAGCCACTACAGCTGAGCTCAGTGCAGTTTCAGCGTCAGAGGACCAGGAGACTAATTCTTCAAGTGATACTGAGGCACTGGCCGAACGTGACAGATATCCAGAGCTGGACGAAGCTGTTGCCAAACTTTCCCTAG AAGAGCCCAAGGCGGTTCCCCTTTCGACGGCGAATGTGGCAACGACTTTAACCCCAGCCGATCAGCTATGGAGCACCAGCAGAGACAAGGCAGTCAGGCTGAGGATGGAGGGCTCAGGCCCAGCCTCGGAAACTCCCATCACCATCCATCAGATGTTCCTGGAGACGGTGAAGAAGTACGCGGATAATCCAGCCTTGGCTTCCAAACAAGACGGCCAGTGGGTGACCATGACATGGAGGCAATACTATGATCAGTGCCGGGCAGCTGCTAAAAGTTTCCTCAAG TTGGGGCTGGAGCGTTACCATGGTGTGGGGATTCTGGGATTCAACTCCCCCGAGTGGTTCATCGCAGACATCGGCAGCATCCTCGCCGG TGGTCTAGGAACTGGAATTTACACGACCAACTCTCCTGAAGCTTGTCAGTATGTGGCCGCCAACTGTGAGGCCAACATCTTGGTCGTGGAGAACCAGAAACAGCTCGACAAAATCCTGCAG GTTAAAGATCATCTACCTCATCTGAAAGCCATTGTCCAGTATAAAGGGGAGCTGCAGAAGAAAGAACCGTTCCTGTATACA tggGCAGAGTTCATGAAGCTGGGAGAGGACGTGCCTGAGGAGCGGCTGGATACAATGATTGACAGTCTTCGGGCCAACGAGTGCTGTACTCTCATCTATACCTCTGGAACCACTGGCAACCCCAAAGGAGTCATGCTGAGCCATGACAAT GTGACATGGACAGCCCGTACCGCTGTCTCCGTGGTAAATATTAAACCTGCCGAGGAGGTGGTAGTCAGTTACCTGCCGCTTAGCCACGCAGCAGCCCAGATGTTCGACATGTGGATGGGTGTTTGTTATGCCGTGACGACCTACTTTGCAGAACCAGATGCCCTCAAG GGCTCTTTAGGAACCACACTGAAGGAGGCGCGTCCAACTTGTTTCCTCGGAGTTCCTCGTGTTTGGGAGAAGATGCAGGAGAAGATGAGAGCTGCCGCTGTCAAGGCATCCCCAATGAAGAAGAGAGTGGCGGACTTCGCCAAGTCCATCGGCCTGCAGTACAACTACAGCTTCATGAACAA gGAGAATCAGGTGCCGTGGGGCTTCATGTTGGCTAATAATCTGGTCTTTAAGACGGTGCGTGCTGCCCTGGGCTTAGACCGCTGCAAGATCTGCTTCACAGGCGCTGCCCCCATCACCAAAGAAACTCTGGAGTACTTCATGAGCCTGAACATCCCTGTGATGGAGCTATACGGCATGAGCGAAAGCTCGGGTCCACACACCATCTCCTGGACTGAAGATTACTGCATCACAAG CTGTGGGAAGGTGATGCCAGGTTGCAAGACGAAACTGGACAACCCAGATAAAGACGGGAATGGAGAGATATGTTTCTGGGGTCGACACGTCTTCATGGGCTACCTGAACATGCCTGATAAAACAGCAGAGGCTCTTGACCAGGATGGCTGGCTGCACTCTGGAGATCTGGGTAAACATGACCAGCGCGACTTCCTGTACATCACAGGAAGGATCAAGG AGCTGATCATCACCGCCGGTGGAGAGAACATCCCTCCTGTGCCCATCGAGGATGCACTGAAGGCCGAGGTGCCCATCATCAGCAACGCCATGCTGCTCGGAGACAAGCTCAAGTTCCTCTCCATGCTGCTCACTCTCAAA TGTGTCGTGGACGACAACGGCGATCCCACAGACGAGCTGAGCCCCGAGGCTTTGGACTTCTGCCAGCGGCACGGCGTCACAGCGACCAAAGTGTCAGAGATCATAGCCAATAAGGAGCCAGCTATCTACACAGCCATTCAGGAGGGCTTGGAGCGCGTGAATGCCAGAGCAACGTCCAACGCCCAGAAGGTCCAGAAGTGGGACATACTGGAGCGAGACTTCTCTATCGGTGGAGGAGAACTGG
- the hint2 gene encoding histidine triad nucleotide-binding protein 2, mitochondrial: MYLRQLLRTRLVGTRTAHLSRLHRVCRAERPLCTKSDEVRLAEEASKKYGSPAPTIFSKVIDKSIPADIIYEDEKCLAFRDISPQAPVHFLVIPRVPIPRISEAKDDDAELLGHLLVVAKNLAKQESLNEGYRMVINDGKHGAQSVYHLHIHVLGGRQMTWPPG, translated from the exons TTGCGACAGCTTCTGCGGACGCGGTTGGTCGGGACCAGAACGGCTCACCTCAGTCGTTTGCACCGTGTTTGTCGAGCCGAG AGACCCCTGTGCACCAAAAGTGACGAGGTGAGGCTGGCAGAGGAGGCCAGCAAGAAGTATGGCTCCCCGGCTCCAACCATCTTCTCCAAAGTGATTGACAAAAGCATCCCAGCAGATATCATTTATGAAGATGAGAAG tgtttgGCTTTCAGGGATATCAGCCCGCAGGCCCCGGTTCATTTCCTGGTCATTCCAAGGGTCCCTATTCCCAGAATAAGTGAGGCCAAAGATGATGATGCTGAG CTCTTAGGACATTTGTTGGTTGTTGCCAAAAATTTGGCGAAGCAAGAATCTCTAAATGAGGGATACAGAATGG TGATCAACGATGGAAAGCACGGTGCTCAGTCAGTTTACCACCTTCACATCCACGTTCTGGGAGGAAGACAGATGACGTGGCCACCAGGATAA